In Zea mays cultivar B73 chromosome 7, Zm-B73-REFERENCE-NAM-5.0, whole genome shotgun sequence, the following proteins share a genomic window:
- the LOC100194282 gene encoding pectinesterase: MSSSAFGDFGPLTERRRAEKARQQRRRIMIAAGTISIIIILIAMGSAAVMYSGKKSSSDGGHKSASKGKSSGGSDSDSGAEAEAESESESGSESKTNLKAVSKSIKAMCSQTDYTDACEKSLGKAANASSSSPKDIIRSAVEVIGDAIGQAFDRADLILSNDPLVKGAVADCKEVFADAKDDLNSTLKGVDDKDGIAKQSYQLRIWLSAVIANMETCVDGFPDDEFKAKVKESFNDGKELTSNALALIEKGSSLLSVLKGGSKRRLLEEEGEPAQAGPALDKDGIPEWVPDGERRVLKGGGFKSTLTPNVVVAKDGSGKFKTINEALAAMPKTYDGRYVIQVKEGVYEEYVTITKTMKNVTFLGDGSKKSIVTGKKSFADGITTFKTATFTAQGDGFMAIGMGFQNTAGAEKHQAVALLVQSDKSIFLNCKMDGFQDTLYAHSKAQFYRNCIISGTVDFIFGDAAAVFQNCILVLRRPMDNQQNIATAQGRADAREATGFVLQKCEFQAEAALRDSGRPPIRNYLGRPWRECSRTIVMESELPDFIDKAGYLPWNGDFGLKTLWYAEFGNTGPGANTAGRVSWPGFKKVISKADATKFTVENFLHAQPWIDPTGTPVKYDLFT; encoded by the exons ATGTCGTCGTCGGCGTTCGGCGACTTCGGTCCGCtcaccgagcgccgccgcgccgaaAAGGCGCGGCAGCAGCGCAGGCGCATCATGATCGCCGCCGGGACTATCTCCATCATCATCATACTCATCGCAATGGGCAGCGCCGCGGTCATGTACAGCGGGAAGAAGTCGTCCAGCGACGGTGGCCACAAGTCTGCTTCCAAAGGCAAGTCGAGCGGCGGGTCAGACTCGGACTCGGGAGCGGAAGCGGAAGCGGAATCGGAATCGGAATCGGGGTCGGAATCGAAGACGAATCTGAAGGCCGTGTCCAAGAGCATCAAGGCGATGTGCTCGCAGACGGACTACACGGACGCGTGTGAGAAGAGCCTTGGCAAGGCCGCGAACGCCAGCTCGTCGTCGCCCAAGGACATCATCCGCAGTGCTGTGGAGGTGATCGGCGACGCGATCGGCCAGGCGTTCGACCGCGCCGATCTGATCCTGAGCAACGACCCACTCGTGAAGGGCGCTGTCGCCGACTGCAAGGAGGTGTTCGCGGACGCCAAGGATGACCTCAACAGCACGCTCAAGGGCGTCGACGACAAGGACGGCATCGCCAAGCAGAGCTACCAGCTGCGCATCTGGCTCAGCGCCGTGATCGCGAACATGGAGACGTGCGTCGACGGGTTCCCCGATGACGAGTTCAAGGCCAAGGTGAAGGAGTCGTTCAACGATGGGAAGGAGCTCACTAGCAACGCCCTGGCGCTCATCGAGAAGGGGTCATCGCTCCTCTCTGTGCTAAAGGGCGGCTCGAAACGACGGTTGCTCGAGGAGGAGGGAGAACCGGCGCAAGCCGGGCCTGCACTCGACAAGGACGGCATCCCGGAGTGGGTGCCCGACGGTGAGCGGAGGGTGCTCAAAGGCGGCGGCTTCAAGAGCACACTCACGCCAAATGTGGTGGTGGCGAAGGACGGCAGCGGCAAGTTCAAGACCATCAACGAGGCGCTCGCCGCCATGCCAAAGACCTACGACGGAAG ATACGTGATCCAAGTGAAGGAGGGAGTGTACGAGGAGTACGTGACCATCACCAAGACTATGAAGAACGTGACCTTCTTAGGTGACGGCTCCAAGAAGTCCATCGTCaccggcaagaagagcttcgccgacgggatcacgacTTTCAAGACTGCAACCTTCA CTGCGCAAGGCGACGGATTCATGGCGATCGGGATGGGGTTCCAAAACACGGCCGGCGCGGAGAAGCACCAGGCGGTGGCGCTGCTGGTGCAGTCGGACAAGTCCATCTTCCTCAACTGCAAGATGGACGGGTTCCAGGACACGCTGTACGCGCACTCCAAGGCGCAGTTCTACCGCAACTGCATCATCTCAGGCACTGTGGACTTCATCTTCGGCGACGCGGCGGCGGTGTTCCAGAACTGCATCCTGGTGCTGCGCCGCCCGATGGACAACCAGCAGAACATCGCGACCGCGCAGGGCCGCGCGGACGCGCGCGAGGCCACGGGGTTCGTGCTCCAGAAGTGCGAGTTCCAGGCCGAGGCCGCGCTCCGGGACTCCGGGCGCCCGCCCATCCGCAACTACCTGGGCCGGCCGTGGCGCGAGTGCTCGCGCACCATCGTCATGGAGTCGGAGCTCCCGGACTTCATCGACAAGGCGGGGTACTTGCCCTGGAACGGCGACTTTGGGCTCAAGACGCTGTGGTACGCCGAGTTCGGCAACACAGGGCCCGGCGCCAACACGGCGGGGCGCGTCAGCTGGCCGGGGTTCAAGAAGGTGATCAGCAAGGCGGACGCCACCAAGTTCACGGTCGAGAACTTCCTGCACGCCCAGCCATGGATCGATCCCACAGGCACGCCGGTGAAGTACGACCTGTTCACATGA